In Thermobaculum terrenum ATCC BAA-798, the DNA window TAAACTGTGCCCTTGCAAATCGACAGATATTGACTCATCTCACCCGCCAGGCATTCAGGAAGATAATACCTGGTACTAAGGTCGAGACTCTGTATGATGTTTCTCACAACACATGTAAGCGCGAGAAACATGTCATAGATGGGCGTGAGAGATTCGTCTACATCCACCGGAAGGGCGCGACGCGCGCGTACGGACCTGGACACCCAGATATACCCCAAAGATACCGAAATATAGGCCAACCAGTACTGATCGGCGGCAGTATGGGGACGGGGTCTTATATATTAGTAGGAGTGGATACGAGCGAGCAACGCGCTCTCTCCACGGCATCCCACGGCGCAGGAAGGGCGCTAAGTCGTAGGCAGGCTCTCAAGCAGTGGTCCGGCAAGGAGATCATTCAGCAACTGGCAGCGAGAGGCATAATAGTACGCGCACACTCATCTCGAGGTGTTGCAGAGGAAGCTCCTGATGCTTACAAAAACGTGGATCTTGTAGCGGAGGCTACGGAATATGCCGGCTTGGCTAACAGAGTTGCCTTATTGCGCCCTAAGATATGCGTGAAGGGTTAGCGAGATCGCATCCTCTACTGGCGCGAAACCAGTAAAATAATGAGGCAATCCTTGCATACTTCCTCGAAGACTTGAGGTGTCCATGAGCTATAACATTAGGTTGCTTATTGATTGTCCAGATCGGAAGGGTCTTATAGCAGCTATTTCTTCGTTTATAGCTATGCATAACGGCAATATCCTGAGCGCTGATCAATACGTTAGCGATTCAGGAAGATTTTTTATGCGTCTTGTAATAGAGGGTGAGGGGTTTGGCCTGCGAAAGGAGGAGTTTGGGGCTGCCTTTACTCCGCTCGCCAGGCAGTATTCTATGAATTGGCAGATATATTACACTGATCAACCTAAGCGGGTGGCTATACTTGTGTCCAAGCAGGATCATTGTCTGGTTGACTTGCTGTGGAGGTGGGATGCCGGAGAACTTCCGGCTGAGATACCTTTGGTGATCTCAAATCATACAAATGCCGCGAGCAGGGTGGAAGCCTATGGGATTCCTTTTTATCATCTGCCAGTGACGAAGGAAACTCGAGAAGAGCAGGAGGACAAGATCCTAGAGCTCCTAGATAAGTACTCAATAGACCTGGTAGTACTTGCACGGTACATGCAGATACTCACACCCAAGGTGGTGAACGCGTATCGCCAGAGGATGATAAACATACACCATTCCTTCCTTCCAGCCTTTGTGGGGGCTAATCCTTATCATCAAGCACATGCTAGAGGCGTTAAGATTATAGGAGCTACTGCTCACTATGTGACAGAGGAGCTAGATGCAGGCCCCATAATCAATCAGGATATAGCTCACGTGTCTCACAGAGACACAGTTCAGGACATGATCAGGATAGGACGTGAAGTTGAGCGAAGGGTACTAGCGCGTGCGGTCAGATGGCATCTTGAGGACCGAGTATTGGTCGATGGTAACCGTACGGTTGTCTTCGAGTAGGGGGCTCAACGTCCCGATATTCTGTAGGCTGTATAAGCTAGTGCCTCCCTGATAACATACCTGGTCTCAGCTGCGGGATCCTTATCTATAGGACTGTCGGGAGTAGGGGAACCAGTTACCCTAAAGCCAAGCGATTTGGCCATCTCCAGGGATCGATACATATGGAATCTGTCGCTTACGATGATCAAAGATCGAACATGTTTGGGTTGCAGCATGTTTTTGGCTGCACGCAAGCTGCTGTAAGTGCTTCGGCCATGAGGTACTGCCACGAGTGAGCTAGAAGGTATGCCCCTTCTTAAGAGATAGCGTACACCAGAATCCGCTTCGGTATAGGTGTCCCCTCTCGCCTTACCTCCCACAACCACAACCTTCGGGGCAAGCCTCTTCTTATATAGAGCGAGCGCGTGGTCCAGCCTTGCTCTGAACACAGGGGAGGGTCTACCGTTGTACTGGGCAGCTCCAAGTACGAGTATAGCATCCGACTTCACTGCATTGTCGGTGTTTCCTACCTTATGGATCTCTATTAGTACGTTTCCGAACCAGACAATTACCAACAGAAGCGCTATGATCAATAACAGACGCTTTATAAGCTAGCTCCTTACTACCAGTAACTTATTTGAAAAGGTTTCCGTATGATTAGATGCAAGCTTTAGAGCCTTTCTAGTCCTCTTTTTCCATACTAGGGCTCTTAGTCATAACTACTATAGCTATCCCTAAGATTATAAGGGGCATGGAAACGATTATCATTGGGCTTATATGTTCGTTCCCAATGAACGCGCCTAATATCACTGCTACTATCGGATTGACGTACGCGTAGCTTGTCGCCAAAGAAGGTCTGACGTTTTCCAGTAGAAAGCTATAGGCAGTAAATCCGACCAGAGAGCCTATCATCGTGAGATAAATTATCGCTACAGAAGCCTCGAAAGTTATTGGAAGGCTTATTTTTTCCCCAAGAATCAAGCCAATCAACAACATCAATGCTCCCCCTGTAAGCATCTCGCAAGCACTAGCCATAAGCCCTGATGGAATAGATAGCCTCTGGCTTATGACTGAGCCAAAGGACCAACAGATGGAGGAGGCAATTACTATAGCCGCTGATATAGGCTCTGATCTTAGTTGTCCATCTAGATTGAGCAGCGCTACTCCGAGAAAACCGATTGTCAGACCTATCCACTCTAGCTTGCCTGGTTTTCTTCCCATCAAGCTAAGGAATATTGCTGCCCACAAAGGCGTGGCCGCTATAACTAAGGCGACTAGGCTAGAGGCTACGTTCTGCTCAGCAAAGCCTACTCCACCATTTCCTATAAGCAGGAGGAGAGCACCCACTAAGGCGCAAGAGAGCCATTGTTCTCTTGTAGGTTTTGAATGACCTTGAAACCGTAACCATATATAGAGTACGGAGCCCGCTATCAGGAATCTTATTCCCCCTAGAAGCAACGGTGGGAAGCTGCTTAGGGCAAATTTTATGCCTAAGTAAGTGGATCCCCATATGAGGTATACTGCTAAAAGTGCAAGCAAGATATGTATAGCAGAAGGAGCGCCCTTCTTAACCAGGCCAGGTCCTGTGTCTAGCAGCTTATCTTCAACATTCATATTCTGCAGGTTGGAAACTAAGTTTTTGTTACTCTTCAGTGGTATATAGGCTCAGTATACTCAGTATATACCATTACCTCGGCGCCACTCTTGCCAGTTATTTGGCACAGAGAGTTGGTCCTTACGAATACTGTTAAGTCTTGTTTGCCTATATCTAAACAGGCAAAATCTCTGATGCTGTAGGCTAATTAGTCTTCCTCTGGCTCGTCCTCAGCGATGCTCTCACCTGTAAGCTCCTGGTATCTCATAGCATAGGCAACATCGGCCGTCATGCCCATGTCCCATAGATCCTCTCTGTCAGGATACATCTTCCTGGCGATACGCAGCGCCCAGTAGTTGCCCAGATAGTATTTCTTGATCAGCTCCTGTGGGTCGTTTACTTCTCGTAGCTTCTCTAGCATTACATAGGTGAGTTCCTCGAACTCAGGCTTCAATCTGCCCCTGCTCTTCCATCTCTCCCATCTACCTAAGGCTCTCCGCCACTGAGCAGGCATCCTATCGACAGCCATTCTCTTTTCTTACCTCCGGTTCTGGATTAATCAGTTTGCTCCTTGGGCTCAGTATCTTGCTTTGGAAACAGCTTTCGGGCTCTCTCCAGTGCGTCGGAGTAGAACTTTCTGAGCAAGTCGTTGCTGGGCTGCAATCCTGTGGAGTAGTAATACTGAGCGCTTCTACCAACCACAAATGTGCCAGCGTAGGCGATTATAGTCTTGGGTATGGCGCCCACACCAAAAGGCATTAAGTCTGCCAGCTCCCTGGCTACTGTTCTCCAGAAGAAGCCAGCTCCGACGACTGGTATTATCTCCGCTAGAATCTTTCTGCCGCTATGTATGTCTTGGCCATTTACCGCGGCCAGCTTGAAGACCAGCATAATTTGGTTCTTAGTGAGCACAAGCAGATCGGCACTAGCTGCTGCGATGTTACCGATAATAGGTATAACCATAGGGATATTGGACATGAGCGCAAATTGAGCATTAGCTCTTGAAGCTTCGGATATAAGCTGATTGGCAACTATCGGTCTGAAGGGTGGAAGTTGCCTTGCAATAGCTATGTCAAATGCATCCAACTCTTGCAATATTGTACGCAATAGGGTCTCGATAGAATCCTGGATACGTACTAGCTTGATCTTGGCATGAGAGTCCCGGATCATGCTGTTGAACCTGTCCAAAGTGTTTTGATCCCCAACAAGCGCTGCAGCATTCAAGAGCAATACTATGATAGGTAGCCCTATGCGAGCTATCCTTCCCAGTAGTTCTAGGTCCGATTGTCTGACCTGTCCGTGGTCCAGTACATAGAGTACTAATGATGCTCGCTCAAATACTGGAGACCATCCAGTATTTGCATCGTGCTCTATCAAGGTTCCAGAGGTATAGCTTGCTCCTCCTGATAAAAGGTTTGTGGTCTTTTGGCGAAGCTCTCGTGATGGGCCGGTTATCACCAGCGCAAAAGGCATGCTGGCTTTCTCCCGTACCTCATCTAAGCTGACCTCTTTCATGAGATTGATCAGGGTTCTGGTTCTGCGAATCATAAATCTCCTCTTTTTAGAAGGGATAGCCCAGCTTACTAAAATTAGTATCATAGATAGGGTAAGCCAAGTTTACACGAAAGGCAAAGACAGGTGGAATTTCGTCACGAATGGGAAGTTGTGATTGATGCTCCTGAGGAAACTCCAGGGCTTCGGGTCCGTTGTGTTTTCTGCAGAGCAGTGGTGGAGGTGATAATGGTTGAATCCCCTGAGGGGGAGATATTTTTGCGTACTCATCTTATAGAAGAGGGAGCTCATCCCGTTTCTAATGAAGATCTCGATTATATAAGCAAAGCTGTCTATCATCAGTTTGTGTTACCCCAGTTGCATACAGATGTGTCAGAAGAGTTTCATTAGTAGCAAATAATGACAGTTTTGCTATCTTATGAACGCTTTAGGTAGCATAGCTACTAGAATATCTTTAGGAGGATGTGTATCTGTATGGAACATTCTGCAACTATAGTTGTGTATAGTACCTCTTGGTGTGGCGACTGCAAGAGGGCAAAGATGGTTCTAGATAGTATGAATATCAACTATAAGCTTATAGATCTTGAGCTTCATCCTCATGCTGAAGAGGAGATGCTAAAGGTAAATGGGGGTATTTGGAGGGTTCCCACGATAATTCTACCTACTGGGAAGGTATTGGTAGAGCCCTCTGTAAACGAGCTCTTAGCTGCCCTGGAAGGTAGAGCTGCATAGAGTATAAGGAATTTCATAAGGGGCTCAGATGATCATCTGAGCCCCTTATTTTATGCTTCCTGCCCAAATCTAATTTTAATCGTGAGCTATAATAGACGTTGCCTTACAATAAGAATTACTATGTATATAAGAAGATTTGACAAATACAGTTATATTTTGTATATTGATCCTGGAGGTTGGGGGTAGTAACTATGGAGTATAGAAATGACAGGTCATTCCCAAAGTACACGATTAGCGTTGTGTCCGAGATGACCGGTGTTCCTGTGCATACAATTAGACAATATGAGCAGCAGGGGCTGATAAGACCAGCCCGAACAACTGGCAAAACTCGCCGGTACTCGGACGAAGATGTCGAGATGATCATGCAGATAGCCGACCTGGCGCGTAAGGGTATTAACTACCCAGGGATAAGGGAAGTGCTTCGTATACGTAAGGAACATACCTCCAACCATCCGGATAAGCCTAATAAGCAATCAGCTTAGATTAGGAGGTGATAAGCTATGGCACTGCAGAGATGGGATCCCTTTAGAGAGGTATTGAGCCTGAGAGATGCTATCAACAGACTGTTTGAGGAAAGCTGGGTAAGTCCAACCAGCATAGTTACCCGAACCACTGTAGGTATGCCGGTAGATATAGAGGAAAGAGACAATGAGTATGTGATCAAGGCTTCTCTGCCTGGGTTCAAGCCCGAGGATGTTAACGTATCCGTCACTGGAGATACGGTGACTATATCTGCTGAGCAGAAGGGTGAGGAAGAGCGTAAGGGTGCTAACTACCTGGTAAGAGAGCGCAGGTTTGGCTCTGTTTCGAGGTCATTCACTCTTCCGACTAGGATAGATGCCAACAACGCAAAGGCTACTTTTGAGCACGGCGAGTTGGTGCTTACGCTGCCCAAGGCTGAGGAGGCTAAGCCCAAGCAGATACAGATCAATGTTGGTGGGCAGCTACAGAGCGGTCAGGAACAGGTACAGCAATAGACTGATTTCCACAATATAAGAGCAAATTATCTACTGGCAGGCTAGTTACTAGCTTGCCAGTAGATTTTGCAGCAAGGAGGTGAGGTATCATGTTTGATGCTGCGCTCCTTGTATTACGGGTTGTGGTTGGCCTATTGTTTATTGGTCATGGTGCTCAGAAGCTGTTCGGTTGGTTTGGTGGAGGAGGACTGAAAGGAACTGCGCATTTTATGGAATCTCTAGGGCTTACTCCTGGAAGGTATTGGGCTGTGTTGGCTGGTTTGTCCGAGTTTGTTGGTGGGCTGTTGATGCTTACAGGTTTGCTTAATCCTATTGGCCCACTTGCTATTCTTGGAGCGATGATCATGGCCACCGTGAAGGCCCATTGGGGTAAGCCTATATGGTCCTCTAGTGGTGGTGCAGAATTGCCAGTTGTCTACGGTGCCATTGCTGTTGCTCTTCTTTTGACTGGTTATGGTAGATACTCACTAGACAACCTGTTGAATATCTCCCTTCCCAGTTGGGTAGTATTGGCTGGTTTCTTGGTAATAATGCTCTTGCTAGTTCTTGCTACCGTCCCAGGAGTCAGCAGATCGGCTAAGTACTCTACGAGCTAGTCTGGTATTGCTGAAGGTGCCCGGCGAAGGCTCCGGGCGCCTTTTTTATTTGCTGAAATTACATGCTTATCTAGCTGTTTATATCTTCATATGCTTTTATCGAACGATGTATATAATGCATATAGCTGAAAGTCCTAGTGCTTATAGCAATATGTGGCCTTTCACGACTAGCCCACTTAACTAAGGGGAATATCTAGTAAATGACCTGTTCTTGGAAATACGCATTTGCAAGCGTTATTGGAACCTATCACCTGTCCAGAGGACTCCCTTGTCAGGATGCCATAAGGGTTAGCCTATGCAGGCTTGAAAAAGAGGATGTGCTGCTTGCAGTGGTATCAGATGGAGCAGGTAGCGCTGCGAGGGGGGATGAGGGATCAGAGTTTGCCTGCCAATTCTTTGTTGAGAAGCTGCATGATTTCGTTCTGTCAGGTTCGGAGATATGTACCCTGGATAGGGAGTTATGCGTTGGCTGGGTGAAAGACTATCTTTCTCATCTAGAGGAGAGAGCTAATTCTTGTGAGGCTCAGATATCAGATTATGCATCTACGCTACTTGCTGCAGTCGTTGGTAGCAGGTCGGCAGTATTTCTTCAGATTGGTGACGGGGCTATAGTAGCTTCAACGGAGGATGATCCGGATAGCTATACTGCCATCTTCTGGCCCCAGAAGGGTGAGTATGAATCCACGACCTTTTTCTTGACGGACAATAACTCACATGAGAACCTATTGATCTTGTCTTTGGATGATGTCAGTATTTGCGATCTGGCGATCTTCACTGACGGCCTGCAGCGGATAGCTCTAGATTTTACCGAGAACGAAGCGTATAACCCGTTCTTTCGTGGAATGTTCAATCCATTGAGAGGCCAATTCGATGGTTATCTTCAGGAATTGTCTGAACAGCTGAAGAATTTCCTGGGTTCTCCAAGGGTCAATGAATATACTGAGGATGATAAGACACTGCTTCTTGCCTCTAGGGTTATTGGCCAGCAATTGAGCGAAGTTCCTGATTGATGCCATCTGTATTGGCTTTACAAGACTGCTTGGTTTATGGCACTTTGCCTATCGGTATATCTGTGGCACCATAGTATCAGCTTCTTTACTTCTTTAGGGGTGCTATGATGAGCGTTGATAGTGCATTGATACCTGTCCTGGATGGCCATAACGATGTTTTGCTAAGGGTAGCTTACAGACAAGAAGGCGAGGATTACTCATTCTTCTTGGAAAACCAAGATGGTCATCTTGACCTTCCAAGAGCCAAGGCAGCAGGATTCGCTGGTGGTTTCTTTGCCATATATATACCGCCAGTATCTGATGATTCTCATGCTCCCTTAGACCGTTACTATGCTCTAGAGCAGGCTATGCTTATATCATCCTGCCTGTTTCAGCTTGAGAGGCAGTCTGGTGGAGAGCTAAAGGTGGTACAAGACGTAGGTGAACTCGAGGGGCAGGTGAAGTCGGGCAGGATAGGGGCGATAATGCATATGGAGGGTGCGGAGCCCATAGATGAAGACCTGCACGCCTTGGAAGTCTTCTACAGGGCTGGCTTAAGATCAATAGGGATCGTATGGAGCAGACCAAACGCCTTTGGTTATGGGGTTCCTTTTGTTTTTCCTTCAACTCCTGATATAGGTCCAGGATTAACGGATGCTGGTAAGAGATTGGTTAAGGCCTGTAACGAACTAGGGATACTAGTGGACGTATCCCATCTTAACGAAGCTGGTTTTTGGGACGTTGTGAAGATTTCCGAAGCCCCTATTGTGGCGACCCATTCCAATGTCCATGCTATATGTCCTGTTAGTCGCAACCTCACCGATCGTCAACTTGATGCGATAAGAGATTCGGATGGAATGGTAGGGCTGAACTTCGCCGTTGCCTTTTTGAGGCCTGATGGCAAAAGAATAGCTGATACACCTATAGATATCATGATACGTCATATAGACTATCTGGTCGAAAGAGTGGGAATAGACAGGGTTGGGCTAGGCTCAGATTTTGACGGGGCTTTGATATCCTCCCATATATCTGATGTAACCGGGCTTCCAAAGCTGTTAAATGCCCTGAGGGAGCATGGTTACAGCCAGGAAGAGTTAGAGAAGATGGCATTCAGAAACTGGCTGCGGGTGCTGAAATTAACCTGGAAGAGCTAGGACGCTGCAGGATCAGGGTACGATAGTTACTTGATCGCCTTGTTTAATGCGGCCAGGTACTATAACTCTTGCATAAACCCTGCTGTTTCCAGGATGTGTTTTCTGAGAGACCCTAGAGAACTTGCCGTCTTTGAAAAAGGCACCTATCTTATAACAAGGGTTTGTATACCCCGTAACTTCTACTAATAGGGTGTCTCCGATTAGGAGTTTAGTTCCGGGAATTATCTGCTCCCAGTTCAAGCCACTTATAGTCAGATTCTCTCCGAGATGCCCTGGAGCTATATTGTGCCCTTCAGATCGCAGCTGCTCAATTAACTCCAGCGAAAACATACATAGTGCTTTGTCAGGACCCCCATGATGTTCTCGATCGTTGTGATAGTCACCTAGGATTCCAAGATAGTCGACAGTAGCGTCTTCTACTCTATGCTTGGGTACTCCACCCTTTGAGATGTTTATCTGGTACAACCTTGCCATGCAGGTGATAGGCTCCTGAGAAATAATTTGTAGTGAGCAGCGAGACAAGACAGAATCTCATCTAGCTGGTAGGATAACATTAGCTGGAGTACCATGTGAAGGAGGAGTTGTCATTCAATGGATCAAGCCGTAAAGAAGCAGGTGTTGAGGAGCTTTACGTACGGTCTTTATCTAATCACGGTCAAGGATGGTGAAGAAGCTAATTGCTTTACTGCAAATTGGGTATCCCAGGCATCTTTTGAACCTCCGATGGTGGTCTTCTCGATGGAAAACGACTCCAGGTCTATTGGCATGATACAGCGATCTGGAGCTTTCGCGGTACATGTTATTCCAGAAGGCTATCGGGATTTTGCGGGCAGGATGGGCAGATCCTCCAAACAGAATCCTAACAAGATATCAGAGGTGGAGTGGGAGCCCGGTGAAGTCACTGGCAGCCCTATCTTGAAAGAGTTGGCAGGATGGGTAGAATGCAGGCTAGTGGGGACTCTTCCCGCAGGTGATCATACCTTGATGTTGGGTGAAGTGGTAAACGCTGGAATCGGCAGGGACTTGAGACCTCTGACTTTGTCAGAGGCAGGTTTCAAGTACAGTGGTTAGGTGGTTTCGTAATAGACAAGTTTCTAATGACAGGTTAGTAGTAGCGCTGATCAAGCGCTACTACTTCGGGGCTAATCTAGAGGACTTTTTGTCTCTGGCCGGGTTCAAGTTGTTGCAGCCGACGTCCTCTGAGGAATTATTAGATTTGCTGTCCAGGCATGATCCAGCTCTTGTTGTGGTGGATCTAACCCAATGTGATGTTTCCGTATTGCCTGATATAGTTGCTAGGTCAAATGGATCCAAGACTCTGGCTTTCGGTCCGGCGCATGAGGAGAAACTTCTGAACAGCGCTGTAGATGCTGGGTTTGATGAGGTTGTACTCAATACCTATTATCACAGGGAGCTAAAGAGCATATTGACCAGATTGCTCCCAGGATACGTTCTCCCAGAAGTTGATAGGAAAGAGAAGCGTCGCCCTGATTATTTGGATATACCTGCTAACCGCGACCCAAGAGGAGAGAGCCAGTTTTGAGAGGAACGAGAAAGCTCTGGTTCGCTGGGCTTCTCATGGTCTTGCCTTCCCTATATTTCGTCCTGCGCTATCCGTTGATAGGGAATATCAAGCTTACAGATATGGGGTGGATGTCAGGCCATAGCCAGCAAGGTCTCTGGGAATTTCTGCTGGCTATAACCTGTATGTTCCTCGTCTACTCCTACGCAATAATTACCTGCACGCATGTTGATAACTACAGCGCTAGATATCCGGTGTTCATCTGCGGCGTGGCATTGGTTATTATATTTGCCTTCATGTATCCAACCACTGCAATAGACGTTTTTGTGTATGCTGCCAGATCTAGGGTCTTTACTCACTATGGTGCGGATCCTATGACCACACCTGCCAATAAGTTCTTCTTTGACCACTTTGTGAGGTTTGCGCAGCAGTACGGAGATAACATATCGGTCTATGGCCCTCTTTGGAACCTGTTAGCTGCGCCCATTACTGTATTATCTGGTGAGTCCATGGGGAAGGCCATAGTGGGGTTCAAGCTACTCGCTGTTCTAAGCACTATTGCTAGTGCCATCCTGATTTACCTCGTTCTTAGGGAGATTTCTCCCCAGGGTGCTTCTCTAGGGGTGCTACTGTTTCTGTGGAATCCATTGGTTCTTTGGGAGATACCTGGTAATGGTCACAATGACCTGGTGTTTCTGATATTTGTGCTATTGGCGATATTGGCCTGGCAGCGGGGTTTTGGTTTCGTGTCTCCTGCATTGTTGTTGGCTGGGGCAATGGTCAAATATGTACCCTTTATTCTGCTACCTATATTCTTGGTTGCTATAGGGTCGCAGTCCTTACGTAAGTCATTAGATCTGCGGAAGATCTTATTCGGAGTTGTATCATGCTGCGTGGTTTTGCTTATATCCTTTTGGCCTTTCTATAATCCCTGGGCTATATACGAAAGCATCCGTGAGCAGGATAGGATAATGCTAGTATCTCCCGCTAGCGCTCTTATAAACCTCCTCTCTGGAGGCAAGGTGGATCAAGATATTGCTTCGTGGGTGAAGCTCACTGGCAGGGGTATTTTCCTGATCGTACTACTTATTCTTCTATGGGTAGTCTGGAAGTCTCCTAAATTTCTACCTTTTGCCGTGTTCGAGTGTCTTTTCATGTATCTTATTCTGGCTGCCTGGAGCGTACAGAACTGGTATGGTGTCTGGTTGGTAGCTATAGCAGCTTTGATTAATGGCTGGCATAGGGCCAGGGCTATATCCATGTCCATAGGTATGCTCTATGTATATGGGCTTTTTATATGGGTAAGATACTTATGGATACAAGATGGCATCGAGCTGCTCTATTGGGGAGTTCTGATGATATTCCTGCTGCCGGTCGCTTTCACTCTCGTACAGTATGGGCTACGAATCTTTTTGGATAAAAGACCTTCGGCTAAAGGAGAGGCTGCTACTAGTCTAGTGTCTATTTCTAGCTAAGCCAGAACCTTGAATATCATCACGCCATATCCTTGGTACTCTAGCCTGTAAAGATTTGGATAGTCCAAAAATATGTCCGAGCTTATCGTTTCTTTATAAGGCTCGTCCAGATATTTTTCAAAGCCTTCGAACACTACTATGTACCTGACGTCGTACTGCTGCAGGATCTGTATAGTTCGACCTGAATCCGGATGGGTGACCACCCATAAGGACAGGCTAACCTCCTGTTGCTGCTCCCCAGGGAGGACTGTTCGGGGGTCTCGTAAGTTATCTGCGGGGGCTGATTCCAGTTCGGAGTAACCTGCTATAGCCAATAGTGCGTTATTAGCTGCGTGGTGTATATATGGGGTGCTTATTATCCGCCCGCCGTCGTTGTGCTCCTTTAGCCATTCGGCTGCCGCTTCGATGCTACGATTCATGACCAGATAGCCAGATGGCAGTGATGAAAAGTAGAGATTTCGCTGTATATCCGTAAAGAGGGCAAAAATGATTAGTGTAAGTGCTGCTAGCTGTATGATCCAAGCTCTACGTACCTTCCCAAACATCGCTACCAAGGCTACGGCCGACAAAATAGATAAAGGAATTGCGGTGTCTCGGTCGAACCGCCAGGGGGAAATACTGGTAGGTGTCCTGGCGGCTCCGAAAAATGCTATCCCCCATACTAACAACAGGGCGAGAGTAAGACGATACCTGGGAGGGAGAAAGACAAGTGATACAAGTAGTACCAGTAACCCAATACAGCCTATCCAAAAGCCTATTGGGGATAGATAGTTAGGTAGCCTCGCTATGGTCAGTGGGATTTGGGTATGCAAGAGGCTAGATGCCAGTTGAGCTGCGCCTCTCTTGGCAGTAGATCCTAAGAAAGCAGCTATTACATGGGGAAGATCATAGGTTTCCCATAGCACAGGTAGAGACAGGATTGCCATTAGCAGGAAGGAAGAAGCTAATGCAACGGCGTCCCGCCTATCTTTCCATAGCAAATACGGAAGCAGCAGAACTATTACTGCCAGGCTTATGATAGCCAGATAAAGAGTGCTTACTGTATGGTAAAGCACTATAGTAAAGCCAAGCAGCGCTAACAAAAGCGCTTGCCTCTTGAGGTTCCGCAGCTTGTTACAAACAATAGTTGTAACTGTTGCCAGAAACATGGCAAGCAGGAACTGGCCTGTTATGACATCAACATAGATGCCCACTACCAAGTACAGCCACGAGCTATCGAACACCAGGGAAGCAAATACGGCTGCTGGGAAGGCGTATCGAGGGCCGATCATTCGGCTTGCAAGTACATAACACCCAAGCGCTGGGAGGATCATAAGTGCGGGTGATAACACGATATATATGTCTAGTGGTGAAAGGTGACTAACGTGGCTCAGGATAGCAGTAAGGGTGTGAAAGCCCGGGGGATAGATCATATAATCTCTGCTGTACCCCTGACTAATCATAAGATTGGTCATGATAGCATGAGCATACTGATCGTGACCTCGGATATAGGGCCAGTCCCTAAGCACCGGACCAGAGTAACCTCTAAATAGAGAGAGGAGAATTACTAATATCCCCTGCAGGTAGCTGAGAGCGCGTGACTTATATGAAGGCTCAAACT includes these proteins:
- a CDS encoding YdcF family protein, with the protein product MIIALLLVIVWFGNVLIEIHKVGNTDNAVKSDAILVLGAAQYNGRPSPVFRARLDHALALYKKRLAPKVVVVGGKARGDTYTEADSGVRYLLRRGIPSSSLVAVPHGRSTYSSLRAAKNMLQPKHVRSLIIVSDRFHMYRSLEMAKSLGFRVTGSPTPDSPIDKDPAAETRYVIREALAYTAYRISGR
- a CDS encoding PP2C family serine/threonine-protein phosphatase, encoding MTCSWKYAFASVIGTYHLSRGLPCQDAIRVSLCRLEKEDVLLAVVSDGAGSAARGDEGSEFACQFFVEKLHDFVLSGSEICTLDRELCVGWVKDYLSHLEERANSCEAQISDYASTLLAAVVGSRSAVFLQIGDGAIVASTEDDPDSYTAIFWPQKGEYESTTFFLTDNNSHENLLILSLDDVSICDLAIFTDGLQRIALDFTENEAYNPFFRGMFNPLRGQFDGYLQELSEQLKNFLGSPRVNEYTEDDKTLLLASRVIGQQLSEVPD
- a CDS encoding Hsp20/alpha crystallin family protein, yielding MALQRWDPFREVLSLRDAINRLFEESWVSPTSIVTRTTVGMPVDIEERDNEYVIKASLPGFKPEDVNVSVTGDTVTISAEQKGEEERKGANYLVRERRFGSVSRSFTLPTRIDANNAKATFEHGELVLTLPKAEEAKPKQIQINVGGQLQSGQEQVQQ
- a CDS encoding DoxX family protein yields the protein MFDAALLVLRVVVGLLFIGHGAQKLFGWFGGGGLKGTAHFMESLGLTPGRYWAVLAGLSEFVGGLLMLTGLLNPIGPLAILGAMIMATVKAHWGKPIWSSSGGAELPVVYGAIAVALLLTGYGRYSLDNLLNISLPSWVVLAGFLVIMLLLVLATVPGVSRSAKYSTS
- the purU gene encoding formyltetrahydrofolate deformylase, whose amino-acid sequence is MSYNIRLLIDCPDRKGLIAAISSFIAMHNGNILSADQYVSDSGRFFMRLVIEGEGFGLRKEEFGAAFTPLARQYSMNWQIYYTDQPKRVAILVSKQDHCLVDLLWRWDAGELPAEIPLVISNHTNAASRVEAYGIPFYHLPVTKETREEQEDKILELLDKYSIDLVVLARYMQILTPKVVNAYRQRMINIHHSFLPAFVGANPYHQAHARGVKIIGATAHYVTEELDAGPIINQDIAHVSHRDTVQDMIRIGREVERRVLARAVRWHLEDRVLVDGNRTVVFE
- a CDS encoding MerR family transcriptional regulator — translated: MEYRNDRSFPKYTISVVSEMTGVPVHTIRQYEQQGLIRPARTTGKTRRYSDEDVEMIMQIADLARKGINYPGIREVLRIRKEHTSNHPDKPNKQSA
- the yedA gene encoding drug/metabolite exporter YedA produces the protein MNVEDKLLDTGPGLVKKGAPSAIHILLALLAVYLIWGSTYLGIKFALSSFPPLLLGGIRFLIAGSVLYIWLRFQGHSKPTREQWLSCALVGALLLLIGNGGVGFAEQNVASSLVALVIAATPLWAAIFLSLMGRKPGKLEWIGLTIGFLGVALLNLDGQLRSEPISAAIVIASSICWSFGSVISQRLSIPSGLMASACEMLTGGALMLLIGLILGEKISLPITFEASVAIIYLTMIGSLVGFTAYSFLLENVRPSLATSYAYVNPIVAVILGAFIGNEHISPMIIVSMPLIILGIAIVVMTKSPSMEKED
- a CDS encoding dipeptidase — its product is MMSVDSALIPVLDGHNDVLLRVAYRQEGEDYSFFLENQDGHLDLPRAKAAGFAGGFFAIYIPPVSDDSHAPLDRYYALEQAMLISSCLFQLERQSGGELKVVQDVGELEGQVKSGRIGAIMHMEGAEPIDEDLHALEVFYRAGLRSIGIVWSRPNAFGYGVPFVFPSTPDIGPGLTDAGKRLVKACNELGILVDVSHLNEAGFWDVVKISEAPIVATHSNVHAICPVSRNLTDRQLDAIRDSDGMVGLNFAVAFLRPDGKRIADTPIDIMIRHIDYLVERVGIDRVGLGSDFDGALISSHISDVTGLPKLLNALREHGYSQEELEKMAFRNWLRVLKLTWKS
- a CDS encoding glutaredoxin family protein, whose translation is MEHSATIVVYSTSWCGDCKRAKMVLDSMNINYKLIDLELHPHAEEEMLKVNGGIWRVPTIILPTGKVLVEPSVNELLAALEGRAA